The sequence ATACATATTATACTATTAGTACTGGCCCAGTGACTCTAGTTAGTGCTAGGCTAGAGCCAGTGCTGGGGTCAATAACCTGTGGTAACGCCACGTGTGGCGCGTATTATGGCGTGAGTGGCGTGGACCTCGGGAATGGTACTGTCATTACCCTGGTTAGCGAGCCAAGCCGAATATGGCTCTGGGGTAGTGGCTTTAGTGTTAATACAACCCTCGTGAGGGTTGGGAATGAGTCAATCATGGGCTGTAATGCCACGGTAAAGCCCAGTCACTGGCTCGAGCCAGTGGGCCTTAAGGCCACTAGTGACCTCGCCCAATTAGCGAGTCTAACTGGCGTGAATTATACACTCCCAAGCCCCACGCCAGTGGGGTATAGGGAGCTAGCCATTAATGTGACACCGGGGAGCCTCGTGATTAATGGTACAGTGAGGCGGGTGGCATGCCTAGTGAGGCTCTATGGCGTAGTGAATAACACGTGGGTTGGGAGTACCCCATTGGGTTACTCACCCACCCTCGCCAGCTACCTCGAGTACGCCTATGCCATTTATAATGCCATTGCTGGGGAGAGTGGTGTTGTTGATAGGCTCCTCGCGAGCCTATTCACCCTAATTACCGTGGGGAGCCTCGGGCTCATTGCCTGGGACTACTTCGTATCCTGGCTTAGGAGGCTATTGGGCTGACGGGCATACTAATTAATACACCAACAAGCCCCAACCCACGTGGGGTACCAGACGGGCAGGGGCATTGCGGGCGTGTTCGAGGCAGTCCTGAATGCCGAGGAGGCAATGGTCATAAGCCCATGGATTGATGGGCAGTACGCGGGGAGGCTCCTCGAGAGGGTTAGGAACGGCAGGGCTAGAGTCATAACCAGCATTGACGAGGATAACGACTTCTACAGGCTATTGAGGCAACCAATGGCTAGCATCAAGTGGAGCCTCTTCATTCCTGGCCTGGTCCTAGTCATCCTGAGCCCAGCCCTTGGGCTCTTCTTCCCAATACCCCTGGGTATTGGCTTATTCCTAATACTCAAGTCCCTCAAGCCAAGGCATAGCCGGCTAGGGCTGGCTAATGTTAGGGTCAGCCCACGCATTGGGGAGGAGGGCTTCATACACATTAAACTCTACATCGCCGGTGACAGGGCATGGATTGGGAGTGCAAACATGACCCCCTCGGCGGTTCACAGGAATATCGAGGTCCTAGTCCCGATAGACGTGAATTTGGCTAGGAGGATTTTCGAGGACGCGTGGTCTAGGGCAAGGCCCTTGACGGGCTAATTAGGAGCCTTCAGGCTAAACCCCGACCCCTATGGCTGGGGAATTAATGATTAGGGTAAAGGACTTGGGCATTAGGAGGGTCTTTGATGAGTACCCACCGAGGCTCCTCACTGGCTATGGCGTTGTTAGGGTTAACCCCAGGGCCTGGAGGCAGTTGCGAAGGTGGGTTGGTGGTGACGTGATTGCCAACCACGCTAAAGCCAGGCCAGACTTACTCGCCTGGCTCAGGCCCTGGGGTGGCATGTGGCTCTATAGGGTGGCTACCGACGCGTATGTTGACTACCCACCCTCTCGGGTCATTGAGGCTGTTAGGAGGTTACTACCCAATGCAGAACCCGTGAAGTTGGGTAGTCTTTTCGGGAAGCCGGAGTATGTCGAGTATGGCGCCAAGTACGCTGAAAGCGTACTTGGTTATGAGGCTAGTGATGGCGTGGTAAAGGGCATTTGGGTTAGGGCTGGGGATGACGGCTATACAGCAATTCGCATTCGCCCATTCCTAGGCTTCAAGAGGGAGATATCGGCAGTAATCCTGCCGAATAGGGTTAGTAGGAGGCTTCATGTGGAGCGTGAGTCGAGGATTGAGGAGAGGCTTAGGGTTGATATTGACGCCTCAGTAGCCACACTGAGGGCATTCGACATTAGCGAGCTCGTGAAGTATAGTATACCATTCACTGTGGTGAATAATATCGCCAGGAGGGTCAGGAGCTTCACGCACCACTGGCGTGTGGCTAGGGCATTAATTGGCAGTGATAATGCCTACGCCCTGGCAATAGCCCTGGGGAGGGCATTAGTGAGTAGTTCAGGCGAGTCTAGGGAGAGGATTGCGAGGCTCCTGGAGCAGTTAACGAGTGACCCAATGAGGTTCGTCAGGGCTTATAGTGAGGCTTCAAGCGTGCCCACACAGGAGGATTAATCCCCGGCATTGCCGGGGATTCCAATCCTAATATTGAATGCACCTAACTCCCTGAGTAATTTAATCGCGCTTGTATTACCGAATTCTGTTATTACCTCTATAATGGAGCCATTATAGTGAATCACGAGCCCACGCTCGGGCATCATTATGATGCCCTCCTCGAATTCACTACCCTCATTTGCAATGTACGCCTCGTCATTCTCGTTAATTAGCCTCTTGAGGGGTGTGATGTCCTTTATGCTATTAATCTCGGCTTTAATCTTTAGAAGGGGCATGAATACCCTGGAGTGGTAGCCCCTAATTAGGCTTGTTGGGAGTACTAGCTGATGAATTGCGAGTTGAGGCTGGAAATGGCTAGACTAGTACTGAGGGATTTCCTCGAGAAGTGGGGTAGTGGTGATTGGGAGGGTGTGGAGCAGGCTCTCGAGGCGCTCGCGAGGATTCTACTGGGGTAAGGAGCGGGGCACTGCCCCGCCTGGTGGGATCATCACGGGGACTCAGGGTGCAGGAACTCGATTAGTACGTGGGTGGTAGCCCATAAGCCTATTACAATCATTGCAATTGGGGTATCATGAATAGCTAAATAATAGACTGCAGTCAATGAATATTCCAGCGTCACGAGTCCATGCATTTGACTTTTCGACAATCTATAAAATGGGTTCTTAACAAAGCGCTTGATATGCATGGCTAGCTTGTTGTCCTCACCAGCCCACATGTGGGCTCGGTGCTAGGTAATAAGCCACCTAATTAGCCCTTACACGAAGAACCTAGCCAGGACATACTGGAGTAAACCCTCAACACCAAGGGAGGAAACCAAACCATCGAGAACCCAAACCCAAGCCCTGTAAAGACTTTGACTCGAACCCACGCACTCCAAGCCACCAAGCCTGGCACTGCCAGGCTTGTAAAGCCTCAATAGCCTCCTCGGCTCCCTGGGCACTAGCACTAGGACTACCTCATTGCCAGCCACCACCAGCACCACCTCCATGACCTCCTCAACCCCCGAGGCACCCACTACCCTGGCTATGGACTCGGGGTCCAGGCTTGGCCTTAGGATTAGCCAGGCAATACCCGTGACAGGCTCACTAACGAGAGCCTCCACACTCTTGTAGCGTGCCAGTACAATGCACCAGTAGGGTAGGAATCCCTCGTCAGAGGGCTTTAGGTAGGCATTAAGGCCGATTAATACCCGCATTCTGGGGATACTTATTAATATGGGGCCTGTAATTAGGACTGGTATGGCGTGGGAATTCGGGAAGGACTGGAGGGATATCGTGCTAGAATTACTCCTACTAGCCCCAGTAATCCTAATCCTACTCACCCAACTCCAGCCTGGGCTAGCCCAATGGCTTAATCAAGCCCTAGCCTCACTGCTAGGGCACTTTCGGGTGGTAATCCTACACGCCCCGCTAGCCTAATTAAGCCCAACCCCTCCAAGGGGCTTGACCCCATATGACTGAAATCCTACTCCTCAACGCCCTACCACTTAATGCCATCTCCCAAGGCGAGGTTGTGATTAAAGCCAGGAGAATTAGCCCCGAGGAGGCTAGAAGGATCATCGAGGGGAAGCAATTAAGGAGTTTTATTGGACACGAGGCAACGGCAAATGCCCTTTCAATACTCCTTGGTGTTAATGTCCCTACAAACAGGGCGAATGCCACGTTGACAAAAGGAAGCGAGGCATTAATCATCGTTCTAGTTCAGAGGCTACCCGAAGGACAAGTAATTAGGAGCGTTGAAGAAGTATTGAGGTTCTTCCAATTATGGCATGTAAAGGTTGAGTGAACCCCGCCTAGTGGCGGGGTTTGGTGATTATTAACTCCTAGCCCTTGCTAGCCTCCCGGCATTCTCCTCCGCCCTCTTACTGAGCCACGAGACACGCCACTCTAGAAAGTCCACTAGGAATGAGTACCACCTCTGGTACCTCAAGACATCAGCAATATCATTGATAGTATTCTCGTAACCAGCCAAGTCCATTGGCTCCATGGCTAGCACCTTAGCCTCGTACCTCATGAAGACCCTCACGGCACTCACTAGAGCCATGAAGTCGTTCCTAGCCATCTTGAGGCTCTCCCTTACAGAGTCCTCTGGACTAGCCCTATACTCCTCAGGCAATTGTAGGCTGGAGCCAATGACCCAGGGCATTACGAGGAATGCCGTGTACGTGGTACAACCCTTCTGCTCCGCTGGGCAGTCAAGCAAAGCCATTAGGCTGGCAATGACCCTGGGTAGCTTTGTGAATAGGGTCCTATCGCTAATCTTGACCCCGAACTCCCTAAGCCCAGCAATCCCCTGGGTAATTAACAAGTACTCGTCAGTGAACCCATCACTCCCCAAAATCTCCAACGCCCTAGTCCTCAACTCCCCAAGCTCCTGGGGAGTTATAATACCACTGGGTGTCTCCTGAGAGTCATTACTAACCCTAAGTGCCTCACCGTAGAATTCTGGACTCACGTAATCAACGCTGGCCTTGATTGGGAACCTATCCGCAAAGGCCATTAACTCAGGCGATTGTGGTATATAATTCGAGGCCCCGTAAATCGCGAATGCCCTGATCGGCATTACCTCCCCAGTGAATGGGTCGTAGATGAGGCGCTCGTTGAGCATACTGTTGAGGGCATTAAGTAGGAATGACGGTGCATTAAAGACCTCATCGAGGTATATGACATCAGCACTAATGATTGGCGACCAATTCCTAACCAAACGCCCATCCTGGAGTGCCCTTACATTATACGGACCAAAGACCTCCACGTCAGTCATGTACTTGTGGAGCTGTATGATGTACGCCTTGGCATTAACCATCCTCGCGAGGCTCGTTATCAAGAGCGTCTTTCCAGTGCCTGGTGGCCCCACTAGTAGTACTGGCTCCCCATGTATTAGTCCGCTCAAGCTCGCGAGGCCAGCCTCATGCTGGCCTGGGAGGCGTCTAAAGAGCCATCGGTATGCGAGTCTAACACCCGGTGCACCGGGCATGGTGGAGTTGGCATGCCAGGGCTTAATTAGCCCTAGCATACTAATTTAAATACGGGCGTATAATACACTCGTATGACTAATCACGCGATTAATAATGCCAGCCCCGGCAATGCCGGGGCTAGGTATGGAATCGTGAGGGTGAAGGCAATAATTGATACTAGCCAGGGGATTCCAGAGGCTAGGGGCTTCATTTACGATCCAAGAAGGGGTGATTGGGTCGAGATTAGCGAGGATGATGCGGGCTATATTCAGGATAATGGCGTGTTGATTGGCGGTGGATTCACGTGGCACGGCGTGATTGGATTGTACGCAGTGCCCAGGGAGAGGCTGGGCAGGTTCAGGAGGTACGTTGTCGAGTGGATTAGTGAATTACCGAAGAGGCCACTCATTGTTGATGAGGGTGTTAGGGTTAGGGTCTCGAGGGATGAGTTTGGGAATACTCATGCTTTTATTGAGAAGTTGTAGGAATTTTAAGGACCCCTGTGGGGTCCTCCCCTGCCCTCCCGGGGTGGGTCACTGGGCAGGGATTGCGGTCAGCGTAGACAGTACGTAGTCGTGAAGGTACTGAAGCATTGGGTCATTTGTCTCTATGATGTCCCCTGGCGTTGGCTCAAACCTCACTTCAATAACCGATCGGATTGTCTGTGCTATCTTTCCATCAACGAGCATTTCAATACTCTTACCCGGCATTCTCACGAGCAATTGGGCCTCCCTATAGAGTCTTCCTACCATAACGCCATTTTTGAAGACTGGTACTGATTGCGCGTACTTCCTTCCCTTGAAGACTTTTATTACTAACCCATCATTATAGAGGACCTCAACGTAACTCACGTGCACACCCTCATCAGTGACACCATAACCCTTGATTATTTTGACACCCCCTATCCTATTCAAAGTAGGACCCACCATGTGGGTCTAAGGTAACGAGGTAGAAACCCCCTAATTAGCTCTAGAGGGCGAGGCATAAGTCTAATTAAGGGGGCTTCATGATTTCGACTCGAGGTAGCCAGCCCCAGCCTGACCAGTGAGGGCGGGGCTGGCGAAAACATCACTAACGAGGCTAGAGGCATTCTCAAGAATCATCCAAACAGTAGCGAGGATCACCCTAGCCCGACCCAAGTCAAGCCCACTCGAGAGTACACCATCCAGTGAAGCACTAATCACCCCAAGCCCATCCCCCAGCCCCTTGATACGGCTGGTCATGAACCTAGCGAACTCGGGGCTCGAGAGGAGCCCGCGAATTACATTGAGGACGGACTTCACAATGTCAATGTCGAATTTGAAAGCCCTGGCGAGGGAGAGGATGCTCGCCAGATCGTAGGCTTCCCTTCTCCTCCCATTCCTCATGAGCTCTATAGCCAGGCCCCAAAGCCTCTTCCAGTACTCCCCCTCCCTAGCGAGTGCCAGTAGTCCCGCGAGGGTTGGCTCGCACCACACTCTATTCCTACCCTGCGAGCCCCTACGGCACCTAATCCACCCCAAGCCCTGGCAGAACTCCATCCTATCGAGAACCTTATCAAACCTCGAGGTACCCACACCGAGCTCCCTCCTAACATCATCAAAACTAACCCTAACACCAAGGAGCCAAGCCCTGAATAGCCTATAAAGGACCTCGTAATGAAGCCTCTTGGTCTCCGCATCCAACTCTTCAATATTACAATAGACCATATGGTATCACCTAGCCAGTGAAGACGTAGTGGAACATTGTTATGATGGGCTGTATGAACAAGTCCCTGAACAAGTCCCAGGCAGTAAAGCCCAGGCTAGCCCCAGCCTGGGTGGCTAGGTAGAGTAGTATGAAGTAGATGATCCAGACCACAGCGAATACCGCGAGGATCACCTTCGCGTTCCCCTCCACCCAGTCGACAATAGCCTCCAGCGCCCTACCCCTCATGCCTGGGGTTGCGCCTAGGAAGTACCTCATGGCGTAGAGGAGTAGGCCAATGAAGGATAGCCAGAAGGCTAGGGCGAAGAGGAAGAGGAGTGCATTCACTACGGGATTGATCATGCTTAGTAACTGGCTGATCACTGGTGGTAATCCAGCCTGTAGTACCACACTGGTCATACTAGCCAATTCCATGGCTAGACACTTAATTAGTAATCCTAACCCTCAAGCCAAGCCTCCCAGCCAAATCCACAATCCTCAAGCCAGTACTAGCCTCGAAGAGCCTCGCATCATCGAGGCTAATACAATACTCGCCATCACCACCGGGAGCGAGTAACTGCCTAAAGGCCTCTATGGGGTCCCTCCTTATGAGGACTGACTTCTTACTAACCCAGTGGACAGCGAGCCCCATTAATTGGCATGCCCTAATGAAGCACTGCATGGTGGCCTTCTCCCCAAGGAACATCCTCAACTCACTCCTCGAGACCTTCCACCCAGCCTCCGGGTGCCTAATGTTAGCGAGGAATCTAGGCTCGCTAGTAACACGCCTCACGAAGTCGAGGTACACCCCACAAACCACGCTCTCAAGTGGGAGCACGGTATTAATTAGGCTAGGACCAAATCCTCGAGCCTCACGTAAACGTGCCTTGGGGTTGGAGGCACGTAGAGCACACCCATGGAGTAACCACCAAGCACCCTGGGCGTTAATGACTTCCTCAACCACTCGTAATCACTAGCCGATAAGCCGAAGTACGGCTTGACCTCCTCAACATACGCATCGGGGCCAGCCAGGACTAGGCCCCAGCCAATATTCTGGATCATGCTGGGTGGGGCATCACGCACCGACTGCGTGGCGAACCAGAGTGCCAGGCCCCTTTTCCTCCCAGCCCTGATTAATTGCCAAATAGCCCTGGAGCCCAGGACTAGGTAGGCCTCATCGGCAATGAGGACATTAGTCACCAACTCGCTGGGTGACTTCCTGGCTAGGAATGCCCTGAATGCCTCT is a genomic window of Vulcanisaeta souniana JCM 11219 containing:
- a CDS encoding STIV orfB116 family protein — translated: MTEILLLNALPLNAISQGEVVIKARRISPEEARRIIEGKQLRSFIGHEATANALSILLGVNVPTNRANATLTKGSEALIIVLVQRLPEGQVIRSVEEVLRFFQLWHVKVE
- a CDS encoding AAA family ATPase, with amino-acid sequence MPGAPGVRLAYRWLFRRLPGQHEAGLASLSGLIHGEPVLLVGPPGTGKTLLITSLARMVNAKAYIIQLHKYMTDVEVFGPYNVRALQDGRLVRNWSPIISADVIYLDEVFNAPSFLLNALNSMLNERLIYDPFTGEVMPIRAFAIYGASNYIPQSPELMAFADRFPIKASVDYVSPEFYGEALRVSNDSQETPSGIITPQELGELRTRALEILGSDGFTDEYLLITQGIAGLREFGVKISDRTLFTKLPRVIASLMALLDCPAEQKGCTTYTAFLVMPWVIGSSLQLPEEYRASPEDSVRESLKMARNDFMALVSAVRVFMRYEAKVLAMEPMDLAGYENTINDIADVLRYQRWYSFLVDFLEWRVSWLSKRAEENAGRLARARS